From Pseudomonas alcaligenes, a single genomic window includes:
- the secG gene encoding preprotein translocase subunit SecG, whose product MLETVVVVVHLLGALGVVALVLLQQGKGADAGASFGAGASATVFGSQGSATFLSRFTAILAAAFFITSLGLAFFAKEKADNISQAGLPDPAALEVQQNKPASDVPVLEEQKSDVEKSDVPQAPEQK is encoded by the coding sequence ATGCTGGAAACAGTCGTAGTTGTTGTCCATCTGCTGGGGGCTCTGGGCGTAGTTGCTCTGGTTCTGCTGCAGCAGGGTAAGGGTGCTGATGCGGGTGCTTCCTTCGGTGCCGGTGCTTCGGCAACCGTGTTTGGCAGCCAAGGTTCTGCTACCTTTCTGAGTCGCTTTACTGCTATACTCGCCGCAGCTTTTTTCATTACCAGCTTGGGTTTAGCGTTCTTTGCTAAAGAAAAAGCTGATAATATAAGCCAAGCAGGTTTGCCGGATCCGGCGGCGCTTGAAGTGCAACAGAATAAGCCGGCAAGCGATGTGCCGGTGCTCGAAGAGCAAAAGTCGGATGTTGAAAAATCCGACGTACCTCAAGCTCCAGAGCAGAAGTAA